From Pseudomonas sp. StFLB209, a single genomic window includes:
- a CDS encoding zinc-binding metallopeptidase family protein has translation MFQFFEQLSSRIAAPFIGETRRNSKVWQCRCGQSVFFPNTQCLACEAALGWLPEQGRVVALEPAGEAGSWRVADEAGEGVYRRCANLATPAACNWLLPVHDAGDFCVACSLNRTIPDMSIPENHERWRKVETAKRRLVAQLIGLGLKVIPKSVDEQRGLAFDFIGIDLEGRKPTTGHANGLITLDIKEADDAHREAVRVQMREPYRTLLGHFRHEVGHYYWDRLIADTHWQAPFRQLFGDEQASYADALERHYQNGAPTDWQARYVSAYATMHPWEDWAETWAHYLHMVDAVDTALGFGMSARDMELDYQPFPLDTLYQPQHPGGPAFLAFVNAWIELASMLNELSRSMGQPDFYPFVLTPAVIAKLHFIHLVIQEAGGKADEVVQV, from the coding sequence ATGTTCCAGTTCTTCGAGCAGTTGAGTTCGCGCATCGCCGCGCCGTTCATCGGTGAAACCCGGCGCAATAGCAAAGTCTGGCAGTGCCGTTGCGGCCAGTCGGTGTTTTTCCCCAATACCCAATGCCTGGCCTGCGAAGCCGCGCTTGGCTGGCTGCCGGAGCAGGGCCGGGTCGTGGCGCTGGAACCGGCCGGTGAAGCCGGTAGCTGGCGGGTTGCGGATGAGGCGGGCGAGGGTGTTTATCGGCGCTGCGCCAACCTGGCAACGCCGGCGGCCTGCAACTGGCTGCTGCCGGTACATGATGCCGGTGACTTCTGTGTGGCCTGCAGCCTCAATCGCACCATCCCTGACATGAGCATCCCGGAAAATCATGAGCGCTGGCGCAAGGTCGAGACCGCCAAGCGGCGCTTGGTGGCGCAGCTGATCGGCCTGGGCCTGAAGGTCATCCCCAAGAGCGTGGATGAACAGCGCGGTCTGGCCTTCGACTTCATCGGCATCGACCTGGAGGGCCGCAAGCCCACCACTGGCCACGCCAACGGCTTGATCACGCTGGATATCAAAGAGGCCGACGACGCCCACCGCGAAGCGGTACGGGTGCAGATGCGCGAACCCTATCGGACCCTGCTCGGGCATTTTCGCCATGAAGTCGGCCACTACTACTGGGACCGGCTGATTGCCGATACTCACTGGCAAGCGCCGTTTCGCCAGTTGTTCGGCGACGAGCAAGCCAGCTACGCCGATGCGCTGGAGCGGCATTACCAGAATGGTGCACCGACCGACTGGCAGGCCCGCTATGTCAGTGCCTACGCCACCATGCACCCTTGGGAAGACTGGGCCGAAACCTGGGCGCATTACCTGCACATGGTCGATGCGGTCGACACTGCACTGGGTTTTGGCATGAGCGCCCGTGACATGGAGCTGGACTACCAGCCATTCCCGCTCGACACCCTCTACCAGCCGCAGCACCCCGGCGGTCCTGCGTTCCTGGCCTTCGTCAACGCCTGGATCGAACTGGCCAGCATGCTTAACGAACTGTCGCGCAGCATGGGCCAACCGGACTTCTACCCCTTCGTCCTGACCCCGGCAGTGATCGCCAAGCTGCACTTTATCCACCTGGTGATCCAGGAGGCCGGCGGTAAGGCGGATGAGGTGGTACAGGTTTAG
- a CDS encoding GNAT family N-acetyltransferase, translating into MFTITRLENPPPESIKNQIMQMVVDYVTDIGMAGILPSNPLYPLYQYGVGFEVNRYQEAMDGSLGLSVELVLALDAEDPATVVGFLLYLPYEDDPQACAVAYMAVLASRRRQGVARGMLAAMLARYPHAELACFASKVPCFEALGFQVLGARGPQVLMNSHSRSSDGRLAVLDVEPIYRSEQVQQIHAYLLNRHGRRAMIDAEKSRDRNLDRLARQADALVAERLGEGALNADRRPLRLVQAPGTEV; encoded by the coding sequence ATGTTCACCATCACCCGTCTGGAAAACCCGCCGCCCGAGTCGATCAAGAACCAGATCATGCAGATGGTCGTCGATTACGTGACCGATATCGGCATGGCGGGCATCTTGCCCAGCAACCCCTTGTACCCGCTGTACCAGTACGGGGTCGGCTTTGAGGTCAACCGTTATCAGGAAGCCATGGACGGGTCGTTGGGGTTGTCGGTGGAGCTGGTACTGGCGCTGGACGCTGAAGATCCGGCCACGGTCGTCGGCTTTTTGCTGTATTTGCCTTATGAAGACGATCCCCAGGCTTGCGCGGTCGCCTATATGGCGGTGCTGGCCAGCCGGCGCCGGCAGGGTGTGGCGCGGGGCATGCTGGCGGCGATGCTGGCGCGTTATCCGCACGCCGAACTGGCCTGCTTTGCCAGCAAGGTGCCATGCTTTGAGGCACTGGGCTTTCAGGTGCTGGGCGCGCGCGGGCCGCAGGTGTTGATGAACAGCCACTCGCGCAGTTCCGATGGGCGGCTGGCGGTGCTGGATGTTGAGCCGATCTACCGCAGCGAGCAGGTGCAGCAGATCCACGCCTACCTGCTGAACCGTCATGGTCGGCGGGCGATGATCGATGCCGAGAAGAGCCGTGACCGTAACCTTGATCGCCTGGCGCGCCAGGCCGATGCATTGGTAGCCGAGCGGCTGGGCGAGGGCGCGTTGAATGCCGACCGGCGGCCGCTGCGCCTGGTTCAGGCGCCGGGTACTGAGGTGTAA
- a CDS encoding substrate-binding periplasmic protein yields MHRILLSLLLLVSQASTANEPALRFAVSESWSMPLAEIDEHQPTSGILFDIMTRVAQQVGRPAEFHVLPRLRIQAALESAEIDVRCYTAKAWITPLKGDFLWSQPILIQRDLLLASPVTVGPYPDQFDNEVVGTVLGYNYPQLQHLFDRHNLVREDARNQEHVLRKLVAARYNYAVSNELTMNWINRELPAAQRLKVVSVISEQPTACVVRNDPALPVRQILDSLQNMTESGEIQQIIERYTSVPGA; encoded by the coding sequence ATGCACCGCATTCTGCTGAGCCTGTTATTGCTGGTCAGCCAGGCCAGCACGGCCAATGAGCCTGCGCTGCGGTTTGCGGTGTCCGAAAGCTGGTCGATGCCACTGGCCGAGATCGACGAACATCAGCCTACTTCCGGCATTCTGTTCGATATCATGACCCGCGTGGCACAGCAGGTCGGGCGCCCGGCCGAATTTCATGTGTTGCCGCGCCTGCGCATCCAGGCCGCCCTGGAAAGCGCAGAAATCGACGTGCGCTGCTACACCGCCAAAGCCTGGATCACACCCTTGAAAGGTGATTTTCTCTGGAGCCAGCCGATCCTGATCCAGCGTGACCTGCTGCTTGCCTCGCCGGTCACCGTCGGCCCTTATCCGGACCAGTTCGACAACGAAGTGGTCGGCACCGTGCTGGGCTATAACTACCCGCAACTGCAACACTTGTTCGACCGCCACAATCTGGTGCGTGAAGATGCGCGCAACCAGGAGCATGTGCTGCGCAAACTGGTCGCCGCTCGCTATAACTATGCAGTGAGCAACGAACTGACGATGAACTGGATCAACCGTGAACTGCCCGCCGCGCAGCGCCTGAAAGTGGTGTCAGTAATCAGCGAACAGCCCACCGCCTGCGTGGTACGCAACGACCCGGCACTGCCGGTCAGGCAGATTCTGGACAGCTTGCAGAACATGACCGAATCCGGAGAGATTCAGCAGATCATCGAGCGTTACACCTCAGTACCCGGCGCCTGA
- the dnaX gene encoding DNA polymerase III subunit gamma/tau translates to MSYQVLARKWRPRSFREMVGQTHVLKALINALDSQRLHHAYLFTGTRGVGKTTIARIIAKCLNCETGITSTPCGSCSVCQEIDEGRFVDLIEIDAASRTKVEDTRELLDNVQYAPSRGRFKVYLIDEVHMLSSHSFNALLKTLEEPPPYVKFILATTDPQKLPATILSRCLQFSLKNMTPERVVEHLSHVLGAENVPFEEDALWLLGRAADGSMRDAMSLTDQAIAFGEGKVLAADVRAMLGTLDHGQVFDVLGALLAGDARALLEAVRHLAEQGPDWNGVLAEMLNVLHRVAIAQALPEAVDNGHGDRDRVLALAQTLPGEDVQFYYQMGLIGRRDLPLAPDPRGGFEMVLLRMLAFRPADSSDAPSQALKPVGVSQAKADPRPTPAAAVSPVSAATQQSASAPAPAIEPARPAPQAAQPTTACPEPAAAPVVEPAPVVAPAPVAEAAEVVDLPWEDSSASAQPVPATPITPEPVLDTVAEPPALPSMPVPTPASPVPDAPQVVEPEALAQRSAGALEDIPDSAYLSAPQQRDDEPPQDDDYVEPDIDIDPASFSYLDELAQDHVHADEAPEPEPEPAAMPATGLAAQWLEIFAQLPISGLTGSIAANCTLISVEGDRWLLHLDPGHGALFNSTQQRRLSEALNQYHGSPIQLTIELIRPQQETPAQAASRRRAERQRQAVASIHADPLIQQLMQQFGAVVREDTITPVDAAQ, encoded by the coding sequence ATGAGTTATCAGGTTCTTGCACGTAAATGGCGTCCGCGCTCGTTCCGCGAAATGGTCGGCCAGACCCATGTGCTCAAGGCCCTGATCAACGCTCTGGACAGTCAGCGGCTGCACCATGCTTATCTGTTTACCGGTACGCGCGGGGTGGGCAAGACCACCATCGCGCGGATCATTGCCAAGTGCCTGAACTGCGAAACCGGGATCACTTCAACCCCGTGCGGCAGTTGCTCGGTGTGCCAGGAAATCGACGAAGGGCGCTTTGTCGACCTGATCGAGATCGACGCCGCGAGCCGCACCAAGGTCGAAGACACCCGTGAACTGCTGGATAACGTGCAGTACGCACCGAGCCGCGGGCGCTTCAAGGTCTACCTGATCGACGAAGTGCACATGCTCTCCAGTCACTCGTTCAATGCCTTGCTCAAAACGCTGGAAGAGCCGCCGCCCTACGTCAAATTCATCCTGGCGACCACTGATCCGCAGAAGCTGCCGGCCACCATTCTGTCGCGCTGCCTGCAGTTTTCCCTGAAAAACATGACCCCGGAGCGGGTGGTCGAGCACTTGAGTCATGTGCTCGGTGCCGAGAACGTGCCGTTTGAAGAGGATGCCCTGTGGCTGCTGGGCCGCGCCGCCGACGGCTCGATGCGCGATGCCATGAGCCTCACCGACCAGGCGATTGCCTTCGGCGAGGGCAAGGTGTTGGCCGCTGACGTGCGGGCGATGCTCGGCACCCTGGACCATGGTCAGGTGTTCGACGTACTCGGTGCGTTGCTCGCAGGCGACGCCCGGGCGCTGCTTGAAGCCGTGCGCCACCTGGCCGAGCAAGGCCCTGACTGGAACGGCGTGCTGGCGGAAATGCTTAACGTGCTACACCGGGTGGCGATTGCCCAGGCGTTGCCTGAGGCGGTCGATAACGGCCATGGTGACCGCGACCGGGTATTGGCGCTGGCCCAGACCCTGCCCGGCGAAGACGTGCAGTTCTATTACCAGATGGGCCTGATCGGCCGCCGCGACCTGCCGTTGGCACCGGACCCGCGAGGTGGTTTCGAGATGGTCCTGCTGCGCATGCTGGCATTTCGTCCCGCCGACAGCAGCGATGCGCCGAGCCAGGCGTTAAAGCCAGTGGGGGTCAGCCAGGCCAAGGCTGATCCCCGCCCGACACCGGCCGCCGCGGTCAGCCCGGTCTCTGCCGCCACTCAACAGTCCGCGTCGGCACCTGCGCCCGCCATCGAGCCTGCCCGCCCGGCACCGCAGGCGGCCCAGCCGACCACTGCCTGCCCTGAGCCCGCGGCTGCACCGGTGGTCGAGCCCGCGCCGGTTGTGGCGCCTGCGCCAGTCGCCGAGGCTGCCGAGGTCGTTGACCTGCCGTGGGAAGACTCGTCTGCCAGTGCCCAGCCAGTCCCGGCCACGCCGATCACTCCTGAGCCGGTGCTGGACACCGTCGCCGAGCCTCCCGCGCTGCCGTCGATGCCGGTGCCCACGCCGGCCAGTCCGGTGCCGGATGCGCCGCAAGTGGTCGAGCCTGAGGCCCTCGCGCAACGCAGTGCCGGTGCGCTCGAAGACATCCCCGACAGCGCCTACCTGTCGGCCCCGCAGCAGCGTGATGATGAGCCGCCGCAGGATGACGATTATGTCGAGCCGGATATCGATATTGACCCGGCCTCGTTCAGCTACCTGGACGAGCTGGCCCAAGATCATGTGCACGCCGACGAAGCCCCGGAGCCTGAGCCTGAACCGGCGGCGATGCCGGCCACCGGGCTTGCCGCGCAATGGCTGGAAATCTTTGCGCAATTGCCGATCTCTGGCCTGACCGGCAGTATTGCCGCCAACTGCACGCTGATCAGCGTCGAGGGCGACCGTTGGTTGCTGCATCTGGACCCTGGGCACGGCGCGCTGTTCAACTCGACCCAGCAGCGGCGCTTGAGTGAGGCGTTGAACCAGTACCACGGCAGTCCGATCCAATTGACTATCGAGCTGATCCGTCCGCAGCAGGAAACCCCGGCGCAAGCGGCGTCACGTCGGCGTGCCGAACGTCAGCGCCAGGCGGTGGCCTCGATCCACGCCGATCCGCTGATCCAGCAACTGATGCAGCAGTTTGGCGCGGTGGTGCGTGAAGATACGATCACTCCGGTGGACGCCGCGCAATGA
- a CDS encoding YbaB/EbfC family nucleoid-associated protein: MMKGGMAGLMKQAQQMQEKMAKMQEELANAEVTGQSGAGLVSVVMTGRHDVKRITLDDSLMQEDKEVLEDLIAAAVNDAVRKIEQSSAEKTASMTAGMQLPPGMKLPF, encoded by the coding sequence ATGATGAAAGGTGGCATGGCTGGCCTGATGAAGCAGGCCCAGCAAATGCAGGAAAAAATGGCCAAGATGCAGGAAGAGCTGGCCAACGCGGAAGTCACCGGCCAGTCGGGCGCAGGCCTGGTCAGCGTGGTGATGACCGGCCGTCACGATGTCAAGCGCATCACGCTGGATGACAGCCTGATGCAGGAAGACAAGGAAGTGCTGGAAGACCTGATCGCCGCCGCCGTCAATGACGCGGTACGCAAGATCGAGCAGTCCAGTGCCGAAAAGACCGCCAGCATGACCGCTGGCATGCAGCTGCCACCAGGCATGAAGCTGCCGTTCTAA
- a CDS encoding NADP-dependent oxidoreductase, with the protein MTQELILNQRIVLASRPKGRPVPENFRLEREALPELKGSQVQLRTLYLSLDPYMRGRMSDAPSYADPVAIDAVMEGGAVSVVEQSLDSRFQPGDLVVGQTGWQSHSISDGSALIKLPADLPNPSLALGVLGMPGMTAYMGLMDIGKPQAGETLVVAAASGAVGSVVGQVAKLHGLRVVGVAGGADKCRYVVQELGFDACIDHRSENFASELAEACPKGIDVYYELVGGKVFEAVLPLLNPRARIPLCGVIAQYNAQGEFAGPDQLPLLMRTLLTKRIVIEGFIVFEKYASRRQEFIDAMTPLVTSGKVKFREDVVQGLEAAPEALIGLLEGRNFGKLVVEVSRL; encoded by the coding sequence ATGACCCAAGAGCTGATCCTCAACCAACGTATTGTGCTGGCTTCGCGCCCGAAAGGCCGTCCGGTTCCGGAGAACTTTCGTCTGGAGCGTGAAGCACTGCCGGAGCTCAAGGGCAGCCAGGTGCAACTGCGCACTCTGTATCTGTCCCTCGACCCCTACATGCGTGGCCGGATGAGCGACGCGCCGTCCTACGCCGATCCGGTGGCGATTGATGCGGTGATGGAAGGTGGTGCGGTCAGTGTGGTTGAGCAGTCGCTGGACTCGCGGTTTCAGCCCGGTGACCTGGTGGTTGGCCAGACCGGCTGGCAGAGCCACAGCATCAGCGATGGTTCGGCCCTGATCAAGCTGCCTGCCGACTTGCCCAACCCGTCACTGGCGCTGGGTGTGCTCGGCATGCCAGGCATGACCGCTTACATGGGCCTGATGGACATCGGCAAACCTCAGGCCGGCGAAACCCTGGTGGTCGCGGCGGCGTCCGGCGCGGTCGGCTCGGTGGTCGGTCAGGTCGCCAAGCTGCATGGCCTGCGGGTGGTCGGTGTGGCCGGTGGCGCGGACAAATGCCGTTATGTGGTCCAGGAGCTGGGCTTTGATGCCTGCATCGACCACCGCAGCGAGAACTTTGCCAGTGAACTGGCCGAGGCCTGCCCCAAGGGCATCGATGTCTACTATGAGCTGGTGGGCGGCAAGGTCTTCGAAGCGGTGCTGCCGCTGCTCAACCCACGTGCGCGTATTCCGCTGTGCGGGGTGATTGCCCAGTACAACGCTCAGGGCGAATTTGCTGGCCCCGATCAGTTGCCATTGCTGATGCGTACGCTGTTGACCAAGCGCATCGTCATCGAAGGCTTCATCGTGTTCGAGAAATACGCCAGCCGTCGTCAGGAATTCATCGACGCCATGACCCCGCTGGTCACCAGCGGCAAGGTCAAGTTCCGCGAAGACGTGGTACAGGGTCTGGAAGCTGCGCCAGAGGCGTTGATCGGCCTGCTTGAGGGGCGCAACTTTGGCAAACTGGTGGTCGAGGTTTCCCGGCTTTGA
- the recR gene encoding recombination mediator RecR codes for MSFSPLIRQLIDAFRVLPGVGQKTAQRMALQLLERDRSGGSRLALALQQAMDGVGHCKSCRTLTEQDLCPQCADPRRDDTLLCVVEGPTDVYAVEQTGYRGRYFVLKGHLSPLDGLGPEAIGIPQLIERIDSQGTFTEVILATNPTVEGEATAHYIAQLLNDKGLIASRIAHGVPLGGELDLVDGGTLAHSFAGRKPITL; via the coding sequence ATGAGCTTCAGCCCCCTGATTCGCCAACTGATCGATGCCTTTCGTGTGTTGCCAGGCGTCGGCCAGAAGACCGCCCAGCGCATGGCATTGCAGTTGCTGGAGCGTGATCGCAGCGGCGGCTCGCGGCTGGCACTGGCGCTGCAACAGGCCATGGACGGGGTCGGGCACTGCAAGAGCTGCCGGACCCTGACCGAACAAGACCTCTGCCCGCAATGCGCCGACCCGCGCCGCGACGATACGCTGCTGTGCGTGGTGGAGGGGCCGACCGACGTGTACGCGGTGGAGCAGACCGGCTATCGAGGTCGTTACTTCGTCCTCAAAGGCCACCTGTCGCCCCTCGATGGGCTTGGCCCCGAGGCTATCGGCATTCCACAACTGATTGAGCGCATCGACAGCCAGGGCACCTTCACGGAAGTCATCCTGGCGACCAACCCCACTGTCGAAGGCGAAGCCACCGCGCACTACATCGCCCAGTTGCTCAACGACAAAGGCCTGATCGCTTCACGCATCGCCCATGGCGTACCGCTGGGCGGCGAGCTGGACCTGGTCGACGGCGGCACCCTCGCGCATTCCTTTGCCGGGCGCAAGCCGATTACCTTGTAA
- a CDS encoding adenine phosphoribosyltransferase, protein MSFDVSLLKSHIRPVVDFPKPGVVFRDITPLFQSPKATRQVIDHFVQRYIDADFNQIGVMDARGFLIGSVVAYELNKPLVLFRKQGKLPADVLSEGYQTEYGEAFLEVHADSLCDGDSVVLFDDLIATGGTLTAAVNLIRRMGARVHEAAAIIDLPELGGSKRLNDLQVPTFSLTSFALDEL, encoded by the coding sequence ATGTCTTTCGATGTCTCCCTGCTCAAGTCCCATATCCGGCCTGTCGTGGACTTTCCCAAGCCCGGTGTGGTGTTCCGCGATATCACCCCGCTGTTCCAGTCGCCCAAGGCGACCCGCCAGGTGATTGATCATTTCGTACAACGCTATATCGACGCTGATTTCAACCAGATCGGTGTGATGGACGCGCGCGGTTTTCTGATCGGCTCGGTGGTGGCTTACGAGTTGAACAAACCGCTGGTGCTGTTTCGCAAGCAAGGCAAGTTGCCGGCCGACGTGTTGTCGGAGGGTTACCAGACCGAATACGGCGAAGCCTTTCTGGAAGTACACGCTGACAGCCTGTGCGACGGCGACAGTGTGGTGCTGTTCGATGATCTGATTGCCACCGGCGGCACGCTGACGGCGGCGGTCAACCTGATTCGCCGCATGGGCGCCAGGGTTCATGAGGCGGCGGCGATCATCGACCTGCCGGAGCTGGGTGGCTCAAAACGCCTGAATGACCTGCAAGTGCCGACCTTCAGCCTCACCAGCTTTGCGCTGGATGAGCTGTGA